The Quatrionicoccus australiensis nucleotide sequence AGGTCGAACATGTGGTACCACATGTTGTGGATGCCAGCCAGGGTGATGAACTGGTACTTGTAGCCCATGGCGCCCAGTTCCTTCTGGAACTTGGCAATGGTGGCGTCGTCGAGGTTCTTCTTCCAGTTGAAGGAAGGCGAACAGTTGTAGGCCAGCATCTTGCCCGGATGAACCTTATGCACGGCTTCGGCGAACTTGCGGGCAAATTCCAGATCCGGCGTACCGGTTTCGCACCACACCAGGTCGGCGTAGTCGGCGTAAGCGATGGCGCGGGAGATGGCCTGGTCCAGACCCTTCTTGGTCTTGTAGAAGCCTTCGGCAGTGCGCTCGCCAGTCAGGAACGGCTTGTCGTTCTCGTCGTAGTCGGAGGTCAGCAGGTCAGCGGCTTCGGCATCGGTACGGGCGATGACCAGGGTCGGCACGCCATAGACGTCGGCAGCCATACGGGCAGCGATCAGCTTCTGGATGGCTTCGGTGGTCGGAACCAGAACCTTGCCGCCCATGTGGCCGCACTTCTTGACGGAAGCCAGCTGGTCTTCCCAATGCACGCCGGCAGCGCCAGCGCGGATCATGGCCTTCATCAGTTCGTAGGCGTTGAGCACGCCGCCGAAACCGGCTTCAGCGTCAGCGACGATCGGCAGGTGGTATTCGACGTGGCCGGCATCACCAGCGTTGATGTTCTTGGACCACTGGATTTCGTCAGCACGGTTGAAGGCATTGTTGATGCGCTCGACAACCTTCGGCACGGAGTCAACCGGATACAGCGACTGGTCCGGGTACATGGCGGCGTATTCGTTGTTGTCGGCAGCAACTTGCCAGCCAGACAGGTAGATGGCCTTGATGCCAGCCTTGGCTTGCTGAACTGCTTGACCGCCGGTCAGGGCGCCCAGACAGTTGACGTAGGGGGTGTTGTTGACCAGATCCCACAGCTTTTCGGCACCGCGACGGGCCAGGGTGTGTTCAACCTGGAAGGAGCCACGCAGACGGACGACGTCAGCAGCGGTGTAGCCGCGCTTGATGCCCTTCCAGCGGGGGTTGGTTGCCCAGTCTTTTTCCAGTTCGGCGATTTGCTGTTCGCGAGTGCTCATGTCTGTTCCTCGAAAGTTGGCTGTTGTTGGGTGACTCGATGTCGCTCTGGAGAACTTGCCGAAGCGCCGATCGATGGAAGAAGTATAGGTTTTTTCTTGCAGGGCAGCAACAGTCTTATATAAGACATAAGACAATTTTTTATTGTTTAAAATCAGTTGGTTGAGTCTTCTATTTCACGATATGAAAAGCTATTTGTTTTT carries:
- the aceA gene encoding isocitrate lyase, whose protein sequence is MSTREQQIAELEKDWATNPRWKGIKRGYTAADVVRLRGSFQVEHTLARRGAEKLWDLVNNTPYVNCLGALTGGQAVQQAKAGIKAIYLSGWQVAADNNEYAAMYPDQSLYPVDSVPKVVERINNAFNRADEIQWSKNINAGDAGHVEYHLPIVADAEAGFGGVLNAYELMKAMIRAGAAGVHWEDQLASVKKCGHMGGKVLVPTTEAIQKLIAARMAADVYGVPTLVIARTDAEAADLLTSDYDENDKPFLTGERTAEGFYKTKKGLDQAISRAIAYADYADLVWCETGTPDLEFARKFAEAVHKVHPGKMLAYNCSPSFNWKKNLDDATIAKFQKELGAMGYKYQFITLAGIHNMWYHMFDLAQDYAKRGMSAYVEKVQEPEFAARDRGYTFVSHQQEVGTGYFDDVTTVIQGGKSSVTALTGSTEEEQFH